A part of Osmerus mordax isolate fOsmMor3 chromosome 10, fOsmMor3.pri, whole genome shotgun sequence genomic DNA contains:
- the shisa8b gene encoding protein shisa-9B, whose product MRSSQSISSHSFLTLLLLFLTWPSLAQDQDATTATDSPTSDLNTLTANQTASFSDEEVTTQASLETGLSTPSSGDADDEDVVLTSGTRCQGYYDVMGQWDPPFNCNAGVFLHCCGTCFYRFCCQFRQQRLDQTICSNYDTPIWANTGKPVATAPEGQGDQERDRTHMIVYIICGVVAIMVLVGIFTKLGLEKSRGGGRGAGQNDPSNSRTLTELLKQPGGEVSSVDSTVSSPPIGAGANGSSARMLRSRSEHYQLNNAGLSQFGPGLPHPHSNLSGLALNKYTSLKAVADTASRGYYKSYPLMDFSQYQPAAAPAFHHASLHQKDKSYLHQVDQGHQGHQRHASLGSHDFHAPLSISIPPNHLERSRLTKTTTHPLLASSAFKPLDTSGRYVRRQSSHPVHSSTGRRHPTYSVRRQQSIEALQELYNQPQAYRGHPEPLPPDQHSSYYHHTRHKSYTNSKTEVTV is encoded by the exons ATGAGGAGCAGCCAGTCGATCAGCTCCcactccttcctcaccctcctcctcctcttcctaacCTGGCCCAGCCTTGCACAGGACCAAGATGCCACCACGGCAACAGATAGCCCGACCTCTGACCTGAACACATTGACAGCCAATCAGACGGCCTCATTCTCTGACGAGGAGGTCACGACACAGGCTTCCCTGGAAACAGGTCTGTCAACGCCTAGCAGTGGCGATGCAGATGACGAGGATGTAGTTCTGACCTCTGGAACTCGTTGTCAGGGTTACTACGATGTAATGGGCCAATGGGACCCTCCGTTCAACTGTAACGCCGGCGTGTTCCTGCATTGCTGTGGAACCTGCTTCTACCGATTCTGCTGCCAGTTCCGCCAGCAACGCCTGGACCAGACCATCTGCTCCAACTATGACACGCCCATTTGGGCCAACACCGGCAAGCCCGTGGCAACCGCCCCTGAGGGCCAGGGCGACCAAGAACGGGACCGCACCCACATGATCGTGTACATCATCTGTGGGGTGGTGGCCATCATGGTGCTGGTGGGGATCTTCACCAAGCTGGGcctggagaagagcagagggggaggaagaggagcagggcagAACGACCCCAGCAACTCCAg AACCCTGACAGAGCTTCTGAAGCAGCCCGGGGGGGAGGTGAGTTCCGTGGACAGCACTGTCTCCAGCCCCCCCATAGGAGCAGGGGCCAACGGGAGCTCTGCCAGGATGCTACGCAGCCGCAGtg AACACTACCAGCTGAACAATGCAGGTTTGTCTCAGTTTGGCCCAGGTCTGCCTCACCCCCACAGCAATCTCAGTGGTCTGGCACTCAACAAGTACACCTCCCTCAAGGCTGTGG CGGACACAGCCTCCAGAGGTTACTATAAAAGCTACCCGCTGATGGACTTCTCTCAATACCAGCCTGCGGCAGCCCCGGCCTTCCATCATGCATCCCTGCACCAGAAAGACAAGTCCTACCTACACCAAGTTGACCAGGGCCACCAGGGCCACCAGCGGCACGCATCCCTGGGCTCCCATGACTTCCATgcccctctttccatctccatcccccccaACCACCTGGAGCGCTCTCGCCTCACCAagaccaccacccaccccctgtTGGCCAGTTCGGCCTTCAAACCCTTGGATACGAGTGGGCGATATGTCCGCAGGCAGTCCTCCCATCCTGTGCACTCGTCCACGGGACGCCGGCACCCAACCTACTCGGTCCGGAGGCAGCAGAGCATAGAGGCACTGCAAGAGCTGTACAACCAGCCCCAAGCCTACAGAGGGCACCCTGAACCTCTGCCCCCTGACCAACACTCTTCCTACTACCACCACACCAGACACAAGTCATACACCAACAGCAAGACTGAGGTGACTGTCTGA